The following coding sequences lie in one Apium graveolens cultivar Ventura chromosome 1, ASM990537v1, whole genome shotgun sequence genomic window:
- the LOC141674163 gene encoding fructose-bisphosphate aldolase 1, chloroplastic-like, with translation MAATSFVKLNATSSQWIGQRPFSQRSGLTSFCPARRVSVVRAGSYSEELVKTAKTIASPGRGILAIDESNATCGKRLASIGLDNTEVNRQAYRQLLLTTPGLGEYISGAIMFEETLFQSTTDGKKMVDCLLEQNIVPGIKVDKGLVPLPGSNNESWCQGLDGLASRSAEYYNQGARFAKWRTVVSIPCGPSALAVKEAAWGLARYAAISQDNGLVPIVEPEILLDGDHSIDRTLEVAEKVWSEVFYYLAENNVMFEGILLKPSMVTPGAEHKEKASPETIAKYTLTMLKRRVPPAVPGIMFLSGGQSEMEATLNLNAMNQTPNPWHVSFSYARALQNTVLKTWQGLPENVDAAKQSLLVRAKANSLAQLGKYTADGESDDAKKGMFVKGYTY, from the exons ATGGCGGCTACGAGTTTTGTCAAGTTGAATGCAACCTCATCACAGTGGATCGGTCAACGACCGTTTAGTCAACGCTCTGGATTAACCTCCTTTTGTCCAGCTCGTCGGGTTTCTGTTGTTCGGGCCGGATCTTACAGTGAAGAGCTTGTTAAAACTGCT AAAACTATTGCGTCCCCTGGTCGGGGTATTCTTGCCATTGACGAGTCCAATGCAACCTGTGGGAAGAGATTGGCATCTATTGGATTGGACAATACCGAGGTCAACAGACAGGCTTATAGGCAACTTTTGCTGACTACTCCTGGTCTGGGTGAATACATTTCCGGGGCCATTATGTTTGAAGAGACACTCTTCCAATCAACAACAGATGGAAAGAAGATGGTTGACTGCTTGCTTGAACAAAATATTGTCCCCGGCATCAAAGTTGACAAG GGTTTGGTTCCCCTGCCAGGTTCCAACAATGAGTCTTGGTGTCAAGGGTTAGATGGATTGGCTTCTAGATCGGCTGAATACTACAATCAAGGTGCTCGCTTTGCAAAGTG GCGCACAGTTGTCAGTATTCCTTGTGGTCCTTCTGCATTGGCCGTTAAAGAAGCTGCATGGGGACTTGCACGTTATGCTGCTATATCTCAG GATAATGGTCTAGTGCCCATAGTGGAGCCTGAGATTCTTCTTGATGGGGATCACTCAATTGATAGGACACTGGAAGTGGCAGAGAAAGTATGGTCCGAAGTCTTTTATTACCTGGCAGAAAATAATGTGATGTTTGAGGGAATTCTACTCAAACCCAGCATGGTGACTCCAGGAGCTGAGCACAAGGAGAAGGCTTCTCCAGAGACCATTGCGAAATATACACTCACCATGCTTAAGAGGAGAGTACCTCCTGCGGTTCCGGGAATTATG TTTTTGTCTGGAGGACAGTCTGAAATGGAAGCTACACTGAACCTAAACGCAATGAATCAGACCCCCAACCCCTGGCATGTATCTTTCTCTTATGCACGTGCTCTGCAGAACACAGTCCTAAAAACATGGCAAGGACTTCCTGAGAATGTCGATGCTGCGAAACAATCTCTTTTGGTGCGTGCAAAGGCTAATTCCCTGGCACAACTTGGCAAGTACACTGCTGATGGTGAGAGCGATGATGCTAAGAAAGGGATGTTTGTTAAGGGTTATACCTATTAA